Proteins encoded within one genomic window of Lysinibacillus sphaericus:
- a CDS encoding TetR/AcrR family transcriptional regulator, protein MNKRKRQIITAARELFIEKGFLDTSINDIISAAKVSKGTFYNHFVSKNECLIAILDEGREEASNRRHELLYGKDPTDLEILTQQVAVLMHVNREHNLVQIFESIFHSRDSELKKILLNYHLQELEWLANRLVQVFGEEIRPMSYECAVQTLGMVNLSLRAVLIADYKYINREAIVRVALRNISVIIPTMLESNEVLISAEMFNAIQNVINYQQVSKDVVIDQLAGFTKGLSEDDTLEGFEYATFLLEELQQQKPKLFIIESLLTPFRKAFVGTEHAAEARDIANSLWRYVKMQQPSEQCKK, encoded by the coding sequence ATGAATAAAAGAAAAAGACAAATAATTACTGCAGCTCGGGAACTTTTTATAGAAAAAGGATTTTTAGATACGTCCATTAACGATATTATTAGTGCAGCCAAAGTTTCAAAGGGCACTTTTTATAATCATTTTGTTTCTAAAAATGAATGTTTAATTGCCATTTTAGATGAGGGGCGTGAGGAGGCTAGTAATCGTCGACACGAGCTTCTTTATGGAAAGGATCCCACTGATTTAGAAATATTAACACAGCAAGTGGCAGTGTTAATGCATGTCAATCGCGAGCATAACCTCGTACAAATTTTCGAATCGATTTTCCATTCACGGGATAGTGAACTTAAAAAAATCCTTTTGAATTATCACTTACAAGAATTAGAATGGCTTGCCAATCGACTTGTCCAAGTTTTTGGTGAAGAAATTAGACCGATGAGCTATGAATGTGCCGTACAAACATTGGGGATGGTGAACCTTTCCTTACGTGCAGTCCTAATAGCGGACTACAAATATATAAACCGCGAAGCCATTGTACGAGTAGCATTACGCAATATAAGTGTCATTATACCAACTATGCTTGAATCCAATGAAGTCCTTATAAGTGCTGAAATGTTTAACGCAATACAAAACGTAATTAATTATCAACAAGTAAGTAAAGATGTCGTCATTGACCAATTAGCAGGCTTTACTAAGGGACTGTCAGAGGATGACACGCTTGAAGGTTTTGAATATGCAACATTTCTTTTAGAGGAATTGCAGCAACAAAAACCAAAACTCTTTATTATTGAATCCTTGCTCACCCCTTTCAGAAAAGCATTCGTTGGAACGGAACATGCTGCTGAAGCACGTGATATTGCCAATAGTCTATGGCGCTATGTAAAAATGCAACAACCATCAGAGCAATGTAAAAAGTAA
- a CDS encoding quinone oxidoreductase family protein, producing MMKAITINAFGPPSVLTFVDCPKPAISKGEVLIRASYTSVNFADIKNRTGNKAKANFPMILGLDVAGVIEEVFDDSSGFQKGDQVIAFPKNGAYAQYVVANEQLVFRIPNDVPLKKVAAIPTVLFLSYMLTHQITQLGTDDSILIHAASGGVGTMLIQMAKRRGVKKIIGTVSTKEKAAIAYELGAHHVLTYENFSAKVNDYTDGLGVDVVFDSIAGAITEESFRCLAPYGTLVQFGNSSGQVGQIKTADLHSSCRNVKGFSLGTTRALKPELLQQVAPEIFSLLQNESFQVPIAAEFALEDMEKAHTFMESRQHQGKILIKIV from the coding sequence ATGATGAAGGCTATTACAATAAATGCTTTTGGACCACCCTCCGTATTAACTTTTGTGGATTGTCCAAAACCAGCGATTTCCAAAGGGGAAGTGCTAATACGGGCGTCCTATACAAGTGTTAATTTTGCGGATATCAAAAATAGAACGGGCAATAAAGCGAAAGCGAATTTTCCAATGATCCTTGGATTAGATGTTGCGGGTGTTATAGAAGAGGTTTTTGATGATAGCAGTGGTTTTCAAAAGGGAGACCAAGTGATTGCTTTCCCAAAAAATGGTGCATATGCGCAATATGTCGTCGCAAATGAACAGCTAGTGTTTCGCATTCCAAATGACGTACCTCTTAAAAAGGTAGCTGCTATACCGACTGTTTTATTTTTATCTTATATGTTAACACATCAAATTACACAACTAGGTACAGACGATAGTATTTTAATTCATGCTGCATCAGGTGGAGTCGGAACGATGCTTATTCAAATGGCAAAAAGGCGTGGAGTGAAGAAAATAATAGGTACTGTTAGCACTAAAGAAAAAGCTGCCATTGCCTATGAGCTAGGTGCACATCATGTTCTGACATATGAAAACTTTAGTGCCAAAGTGAATGACTATACGGATGGTCTTGGTGTCGATGTTGTCTTTGATTCGATTGCAGGAGCCATTACCGAAGAAAGTTTCCGTTGCTTAGCTCCATATGGTACTCTTGTGCAATTTGGTAACAGTAGTGGTCAGGTGGGTCAAATAAAAACAGCTGACTTACATAGTAGTTGCCGCAATGTAAAAGGCTTTAGCTTAGGAACGACGCGTGCTTTAAAGCCGGAATTATTGCAACAAGTAGCTCCAGAAATATTTTCATTATTACAGAATGAAAGTTTTCAAGTGCCTATAGCAGCAGAGTTTGCTTTAGAGGATATGGAAAAGGCACATACCTTTATGGAGAGCCGTCAACATCAAGGAAAAATCCTAATTAAAATTGTGTAA
- the cydS gene encoding cytochrome bd oxidase small subunit CydS, producing the protein MNQFIIFYAPFLVVALSIIIGFWVGPKDRKVNR; encoded by the coding sequence GTGAATCAATTTATTATTTTTTATGCACCGTTTCTAGTGGTTGCTTTAAGTATTATAATTGGCTTCTGGGTAGGCCCGAAAGACCGTAAAGTAAATCGTTAA
- a CDS encoding DUF1641 domain-containing protein, which translates to MSETNNQAQSEQLTVSQEQLDVLDQLLKPEVQESLTTLVEQLPKLTEMMTLLTKSYEFAQAVATDEVLKSDTVGAVTEMAGPVVGSAKQLAATAIEAKDRASESQEVIGLFGLVKMLKDPQVQNVFRFVNAFLQVNAERKSK; encoded by the coding sequence ATGTCAGAAACGAATAACCAAGCACAGTCTGAACAATTAACTGTGAGTCAAGAACAATTAGATGTACTAGACCAACTATTAAAGCCTGAGGTGCAAGAATCTCTAACAACTTTAGTTGAACAATTACCAAAGCTAACTGAAATGATGACGTTATTAACTAAATCATATGAGTTTGCGCAAGCAGTTGCAACCGACGAAGTGTTAAAAAGTGATACTGTTGGTGCTGTAACAGAAATGGCTGGACCAGTAGTAGGATCGGCTAAACAACTTGCAGCTACAGCTATTGAAGCAAAAGATCGCGCTTCTGAAAGCCAAGAAGTCATCGGTTTATTTGGTCTTGTGAAAATGTTAAAAGACCCACAAGTTCAAAATGTTTTCCGTTTTGTTAATGCATTTTTACAAGTTAACGCTGAACGTAAATCAAAATAA
- a CDS encoding NAD(P)/FAD-dependent oxidoreductase, with protein sequence MSKEIVILGAGYAGVLTALTARKYLSADEAKITVVNQFPTHQIITELHRLAGGTIAEGAVALPLKKIFKGLDIDLQIAKVTKFNVDTKKVDLDTGYTLSYDTLVVSLGSQTGFFGIPGLEENSMVLKSVNDANKINRHIEDRIKAYAQSKDEADATIVIGGGGLTGVELVGEIVDNFPKIAAQHGVNFADLKIKLVEAGPKILPVLPDVLIERATESLTKRGVEFITGTPVTGVDGNVISLKDRESIVANTFIWTGGVAALPIVAESGLAADRGKATINEFLQSTSHEDVFVIGDASVALPADGGRPLYAPTAQVAWQMGECAGYNLFAQYKNQEMKTFSAVNSGTLASLGRKDAVATIGASNTQLKGLPATLMKEASNIRYLTHIKALFGLAY encoded by the coding sequence ATGTCAAAAGAAATCGTCATCTTAGGTGCTGGTTACGCAGGTGTATTAACTGCATTAACAGCGCGTAAGTATTTATCAGCTGATGAAGCTAAAATCACAGTAGTAAACCAATTCCCAACGCACCAAATCATCACTGAACTTCACCGTTTAGCTGGTGGTACTATTGCAGAAGGTGCAGTAGCGCTACCGCTTAAAAAAATCTTTAAAGGTTTAGATATTGATTTACAAATCGCTAAAGTAACGAAATTTAATGTAGATACTAAAAAGGTTGACCTAGATACTGGTTACACTTTATCTTACGATACATTAGTTGTTTCTTTAGGTAGCCAAACTGGTTTCTTCGGTATCCCAGGATTAGAAGAAAATTCAATGGTACTTAAATCTGTTAACGATGCAAACAAAATTAACCGACACATTGAAGATCGTATTAAAGCATATGCACAATCTAAAGATGAAGCAGATGCAACAATCGTTATTGGCGGTGGCGGTTTAACAGGTGTTGAGCTTGTTGGTGAAATCGTGGACAACTTCCCAAAAATCGCAGCACAACACGGTGTAAACTTTGCAGATCTTAAAATTAAGCTAGTTGAAGCTGGTCCTAAAATCTTACCAGTACTTCCAGATGTACTAATTGAACGTGCAACGGAAAGCTTAACAAAACGCGGTGTAGAATTTATCACAGGTACTCCAGTAACGGGTGTTGATGGTAACGTTATTTCACTTAAAGACCGTGAGTCAATCGTTGCCAATACATTCATCTGGACTGGTGGTGTAGCTGCACTTCCAATCGTTGCTGAATCAGGCCTTGCTGCTGACCGTGGCAAAGCAACAATCAACGAATTCCTACAATCTACATCACACGAAGATGTATTTGTAATCGGAGATGCTTCTGTGGCATTACCAGCTGACGGCGGACGTCCACTTTATGCGCCAACTGCACAAGTTGCTTGGCAAATGGGTGAATGTGCAGGATACAATTTATTTGCACAATACAAAAACCAAGAGATGAAAACATTCTCTGCAGTTAACTCTGGTACACTTGCAAGCTTAGGACGTAAAGATGCAGTTGCGACTATTGGTGCTAGCAACACACAACTTAAAGGTCTACCTGCAACACTTATGAAAGAAGCGTCTAACATTCGCTATCTCACACACATTAAAGCATTATTCGGCTTAGCATACTAA
- a CDS encoding DHA2 family efflux MFS transporter permease subunit: MNNDLTMKKPPYGMIAILFVGAFVAFLNNTLLNVALPTIMKDFGITYAKVQWLATGYMLVSGILVPASAFFVTRFKNRHLFITAMSIFTIGTIMAGFAPNFGMLLAGRMVQAAGAASMSPLLMNVMLTSFPKEKRGAAMGIFGLVMIAAPAIGPTLSGYIVEHHDWRMLFQMIIPFAIISLLFGIWKLDNVMETREVHLDVPSVLLSTVAFGGILYGFSTAGDKGWSSPWVYGTIIVGFAALIIFIFKQLRMDQPLLELRIYKYPMFALSSAISVIVSMAMFSGMILTPAYVQSIRGIEPFEAGLMMLPGALAMGIMSPITGKLFDKFGPRILAIIGLTITTMATFGLTKLAMDSSYTFIVSMYTIRMFGMSMVMMPIMTNGLNQLPQMMNPHGTAINNTLQQVAGAIGSAVLVTFMNNRTKSTAEDLIAEAKAHAAQSGVAPTAEQMQQMKEQIMQTALLDGITHSFLIATFVTVLALILAFFLKRVKVESAAATMDLKKPTN; the protein is encoded by the coding sequence ATGAATAATGACTTAACAATGAAAAAGCCCCCTTATGGCATGATTGCTATTTTGTTCGTGGGTGCTTTTGTTGCTTTTCTTAACAACACATTGTTAAATGTTGCGTTGCCAACAATCATGAAAGATTTTGGTATTACGTATGCAAAGGTACAATGGCTTGCAACTGGATATATGCTGGTCAGCGGTATTTTAGTACCTGCATCAGCATTCTTTGTGACGCGCTTTAAAAATAGACATTTATTTATTACGGCAATGTCTATCTTTACGATAGGTACAATTATGGCTGGCTTTGCTCCAAACTTTGGCATGTTACTGGCAGGGCGTATGGTGCAAGCGGCAGGGGCTGCTAGTATGTCACCATTATTAATGAACGTCATGCTAACTAGCTTCCCAAAAGAAAAACGTGGAGCGGCAATGGGTATTTTCGGTTTAGTTATGATCGCTGCACCAGCAATAGGTCCGACATTATCTGGTTATATCGTTGAACATCATGATTGGCGTATGTTGTTCCAAATGATTATACCATTTGCCATTATTAGTCTACTATTTGGTATTTGGAAATTAGACAATGTAATGGAAACACGTGAAGTACACTTAGATGTTCCTTCTGTATTATTATCAACAGTAGCGTTTGGTGGAATTTTATACGGTTTCAGTACGGCAGGTGACAAAGGATGGTCGAGTCCTTGGGTATACGGTACGATTATAGTGGGGTTTGCTGCTTTAATTATCTTCATCTTTAAACAACTACGTATGGATCAGCCTTTATTAGAATTACGTATTTACAAATATCCTATGTTTGCATTAAGCTCTGCAATTTCCGTAATCGTTTCAATGGCGATGTTCTCGGGGATGATTTTAACCCCTGCGTATGTACAATCAATTCGTGGGATTGAACCATTCGAAGCAGGTTTAATGATGCTTCCTGGTGCCCTTGCAATGGGGATTATGTCTCCGATTACTGGTAAACTTTTCGATAAATTTGGACCACGTATATTAGCGATAATCGGTCTAACAATAACAACAATGGCTACTTTCGGCTTAACGAAATTAGCGATGGATTCTAGTTATACATTTATCGTATCGATGTATACAATTCGGATGTTTGGTATGTCGATGGTTATGATGCCAATTATGACAAATGGTTTAAACCAATTACCACAGATGATGAATCCACATGGTACAGCTATTAATAATACTTTGCAACAAGTAGCTGGAGCTATTGGTAGTGCGGTATTAGTTACATTTATGAATAACCGTACAAAATCAACAGCAGAAGATTTAATTGCAGAGGCTAAAGCACATGCAGCTCAATCTGGTGTTGCACCAACAGCGGAGCAAATGCAACAAATGAAAGAGCAAATTATGCAAACAGCTTTACTAGACGGCATTACACATTCTTTCTTAATCGCTACTTTTGTGACGGTACTAGCACTAATACTAGCGTTCTTCTTAAAACGTGTAAAAGTTGAAAGTGCAGCAGCTACGATGGATTTAAAAAAACCAACAAATTAA
- a CDS encoding TetR/AcrR family transcriptional regulator, which produces MKQSPRVLGRPRHDDKAKPTKDIVLETATMLFIKDGYKNVSMDDVAKACNVTKATIYYYYPTKGDLYTSALVEMMHRIRHHIERILEQPIPFRDRLEQLIEVHLSATVDIDMKNFMREATINLSQTQLKEVHASENEMYKTIERAMQSEMEKGTIRKGNAEFFAHTFMALMSVGYFKDGEGKRLFDTVSLASKEIIAFFWLSIEK; this is translated from the coding sequence TTGAAACAATCACCGCGTGTTCTAGGAAGACCTCGCCATGATGACAAGGCTAAACCTACAAAAGATATTGTCTTAGAAACAGCGACCATGCTGTTTATTAAGGATGGCTACAAAAACGTGTCCATGGATGATGTTGCCAAAGCCTGTAATGTTACAAAAGCCACTATCTATTACTACTACCCAACTAAAGGGGATTTATATACATCGGCCTTAGTTGAAATGATGCATAGAATTAGACATCATATTGAACGAATTTTAGAGCAACCGATTCCATTTAGAGATCGATTAGAGCAACTGATTGAAGTCCATTTATCAGCAACTGTTGATATTGATATGAAGAACTTTATGCGAGAGGCGACCATCAATCTATCACAAACGCAATTGAAAGAAGTACATGCTTCTGAAAATGAGATGTATAAAACGATTGAGCGAGCGATGCAAAGTGAAATGGAAAAAGGGACAATTCGCAAAGGGAATGCAGAATTTTTTGCCCATACGTTTATGGCGCTAATGTCAGTGGGCTACTTTAAAGATGGTGAAGGAAAAAGGCTTTTTGACACAGTATCTTTGGCGTCAAAAGAAATTATTGCTTTCTTTTGGTTATCCATCGAAAAGTGA
- a CDS encoding MMPL family transporter, with amino-acid sequence MKKHPLEQWGSMVASKKGRFLALGCWVLLVLVLSFAWPQINSIESETGKNLPDTEMSEQAAAIIAEEFPNDAGTPLLLVWHRESGLTPADFGAIQKVYAELNSNPLEHQTLVPPYDKMPPQALSASASDNGSTIVTPVFFEKDVATDVLQESLDTLSKTMDSNNVQLDQDLSSDALHVRYSGPVGIATDAVSLFSQADVKLMIATVLLVLVLLILIYRSPLLAIIPLIVVGLAYGVISPTLGFFAEQGWIDKDSQAVSIMTVLLFGAGTDYCLFLISKYREILLDVEDKATAMKLAVKESGGAIMMSALTVVIGLATLSLAHYGSFQRFAVPFSFGVLVMGIAALVVLPAILVIIGRVAFFPFTPRTEEMAKAKGKKQHKPSHKVSHKIGHFVTHKPWIVIAVTVLLLGGLAAFVPRIQYTFDLLSSFPEDMPSREGFTLIEENFSPGELAPVQLVIDTQGSDVNLQQQLTKIPYIDNVSDVQIGTKNNSIQLYELSLNANPYAQESLEHIPELKAEVVKLLKDSGIKDADSHVWLGGETASQYDTKQITERDESVIMPTMIALIALLLFVYLRSVTATVYLLATVIISYFGALGAGWLILHHVMGAEAISGSIPLYAFVFLVALGEDYNIFMISEIWKKRKTKDHLTAVEEGVVHTGSVITSAGLILAGTFAVLATLPIQVLVQFGVVTAIGILLDTFIVRPLLVPAITTVLGKYAFWPGALFKKGH; translated from the coding sequence ATGAAAAAACATCCACTTGAGCAATGGGGCTCAATGGTAGCCAGTAAAAAAGGGCGTTTTCTTGCACTTGGATGCTGGGTATTACTTGTTCTCGTCCTTTCGTTTGCTTGGCCGCAAATTAATAGCATCGAAAGTGAAACGGGTAAAAACTTGCCTGACACCGAGATGTCCGAGCAAGCAGCAGCCATTATTGCTGAAGAATTCCCAAATGATGCAGGTACACCTTTATTACTCGTTTGGCATAGAGAAAGCGGCCTAACACCAGCTGATTTTGGAGCTATCCAAAAGGTTTATGCAGAACTAAATAGCAACCCTTTAGAGCATCAAACATTAGTTCCACCATACGATAAAATGCCACCACAGGCTTTATCAGCATCTGCATCTGACAACGGTTCTACAATTGTCACACCTGTTTTCTTTGAAAAAGATGTTGCCACTGATGTTTTACAAGAAAGTCTAGATACATTATCAAAAACAATGGATTCAAACAATGTTCAACTGGATCAAGATTTATCAAGCGACGCACTACATGTTCGCTATTCTGGACCAGTCGGTATTGCAACGGATGCTGTTAGCTTATTTTCACAAGCTGATGTAAAACTAATGATTGCAACCGTACTGCTTGTATTAGTGTTATTAATTTTAATTTATCGTTCGCCATTACTTGCCATTATTCCTTTAATTGTTGTAGGGCTTGCCTATGGTGTTATTAGTCCAACACTCGGTTTCTTTGCAGAGCAAGGATGGATTGACAAAGATTCACAAGCTGTATCCATCATGACGGTTCTATTATTTGGTGCTGGTACGGACTATTGCTTATTTTTAATTTCAAAATACCGTGAAATTTTACTTGATGTTGAAGATAAAGCGACAGCGATGAAGCTCGCTGTAAAAGAGTCGGGTGGCGCTATTATGATGAGTGCGCTTACCGTTGTTATTGGTTTAGCTACACTTAGTCTTGCCCATTATGGCTCATTCCAACGCTTCGCAGTGCCATTTAGCTTTGGCGTATTGGTAATGGGCATTGCTGCGCTAGTTGTTTTACCAGCAATTCTTGTGATTATAGGGCGAGTAGCCTTTTTCCCATTCACGCCACGTACAGAAGAAATGGCAAAAGCAAAGGGCAAAAAACAGCACAAACCTTCTCATAAAGTGAGTCATAAAATTGGACATTTTGTAACGCATAAGCCATGGATTGTTATTGCAGTCACTGTCTTGCTCCTTGGTGGCTTAGCGGCCTTTGTACCACGCATTCAATATACTTTCGACTTATTATCTTCTTTCCCAGAAGATATGCCATCACGTGAAGGCTTTACTTTAATAGAAGAGAATTTTTCACCTGGCGAGCTGGCACCTGTTCAGCTAGTAATTGATACGCAAGGCTCGGATGTTAATTTACAACAACAGCTTACAAAAATTCCATATATCGATAACGTGTCTGATGTACAAATTGGTACGAAAAATAATTCGATACAATTGTATGAATTATCATTGAATGCCAATCCGTATGCACAAGAGTCTTTAGAGCATATTCCGGAATTGAAAGCTGAAGTTGTTAAACTTCTTAAAGATTCTGGTATAAAAGATGCTGACTCACACGTATGGCTTGGCGGGGAAACAGCAAGCCAATATGATACAAAGCAAATTACCGAGCGCGATGAATCTGTTATCATGCCGACAATGATTGCTTTAATCGCATTATTATTATTTGTATATTTACGTTCAGTAACAGCAACTGTTTATCTGCTTGCTACAGTTATTATTTCTTACTTTGGTGCGCTTGGTGCGGGCTGGCTTATTTTGCACCATGTCATGGGTGCAGAGGCAATTTCAGGCTCTATTCCGCTATATGCCTTTGTATTTTTAGTTGCACTTGGCGAGGATTATAATATTTTCATGATTTCTGAGATTTGGAAGAAACGAAAAACGAAGGACCATTTAACAGCGGTAGAAGAAGGCGTTGTGCATACAGGTAGTGTTATAACATCCGCAGGACTCATTTTAGCAGGTACGTTCGCGGTGCTTGCTACATTACCAATTCAAGTCCTTGTACAGTTCGGTGTTGTAACAGCAATCGGTATATTACTGGATACGTTTATTGTACGACCTTTACTTGTACCTGCCATTACAACGGTGCTCGGCAAATATGCATTCTGGCCAGGAGCGCTCTTTAAAAAAGGTCATTAA
- a CDS encoding cytochrome d ubiquinol oxidase subunit II, producing the protein MSLEVLGISVLWLFLFGYVIVASIDFGAGFFNAYSVMIGKDHILSQVIKRYLSPVWEITNVFLVFFFVGIVGFFPQSAYYYGTILLVPVSISLILIAIRGSYYAFESYSAKSGHIGYKLMYGVTGLFIPASLSIVLTISEGGFVTMVKDQPHLEIAKLFTSPLTWSIVLLSVVAVLYISAVFLTWYGKRANDEHASDLMRKYALGWSIPLVASVIGIMVELKGHNPAHYENMLNLWWLFAMSGVLFIMTLILLGVKKKYGLAVILLVVQFGFAFFGYGISHYPYLLYPYLSVHDSFTNESMAIALVIAFIGGLVLLIPSLYLVMKWFVFDRDYACGKRNHHV; encoded by the coding sequence ATGAGCTTAGAAGTTTTGGGCATTTCTGTACTATGGTTATTTCTCTTTGGTTATGTCATCGTTGCATCTATTGACTTTGGGGCAGGCTTTTTTAATGCCTATAGTGTAATGATTGGGAAAGATCATATTTTATCACAAGTGATAAAACGCTATTTATCACCAGTGTGGGAAATTACAAATGTTTTCTTAGTTTTTTTCTTTGTAGGTATTGTTGGTTTCTTTCCGCAATCAGCTTACTATTATGGCACAATTTTGCTAGTACCCGTAAGTATTTCTCTAATTTTAATTGCAATTCGGGGCAGTTATTATGCATTTGAATCTTATAGTGCAAAAAGTGGACACATTGGCTATAAGCTAATGTACGGTGTCACTGGTTTATTTATCCCAGCATCCCTTTCCATTGTATTGACGATTTCCGAGGGTGGGTTCGTAACAATGGTAAAGGATCAGCCTCATTTGGAAATTGCGAAACTTTTTACTAGTCCTTTAACTTGGTCAATCGTGTTGTTAAGTGTTGTAGCGGTTCTGTATATTTCAGCAGTATTTTTAACTTGGTACGGTAAAAGAGCGAACGATGAACACGCTTCCGATTTAATGAGAAAATATGCACTTGGCTGGTCAATTCCACTTGTTGCAAGTGTTATCGGGATTATGGTGGAATTAAAGGGGCACAATCCTGCACACTATGAAAATATGCTGAATTTATGGTGGCTATTCGCCATGTCAGGTGTTCTTTTTATCATGACTCTAATCCTTTTAGGCGTTAAGAAAAAATATGGGCTAGCCGTTATATTATTGGTCGTACAGTTTGGCTTCGCCTTTTTCGGCTATGGCATTTCTCATTATCCTTACTTGTTGTACCCATATTTATCGGTTCATGATAGTTTTACAAATGAATCGATGGCGATAGCATTGGTCATTGCCTTTATTGGTGGTCTTGTTTTACTCATACCTTCACTTTATTTAGTGATGAAATGGTTTGTATTTGATCGTGATTATGCTTGTGGTAAACGGAATCATCACGTATAG
- a CDS encoding EcsC family protein — translation MENREQLINYLQEIEAWEKDQKGLWFWERLGRIPFKILDKMTPAFIQQKLALLVDELGSYIQSGGKYLINEQMMIQKIRNQSSNPNIFAISDIGNIPLEEMIALSDKLQKERVKLATVQGASTGFGGIFTLAIDIPFILGMALKTLQEIAIIHGYDPNDKMERIFIVKCLQFTSADIVGKEAILEELSSMHDNKNASETMISQLQGWQEVFFTYRDQMGWKKLFQMVPIAGMIFGAYANKGMMQDVAETGIMLYRKRRIYEKLN, via the coding sequence ATGGAGAATCGAGAGCAATTAATCAACTATTTACAAGAAATTGAAGCGTGGGAGAAAGACCAAAAAGGACTATGGTTTTGGGAGAGATTAGGGCGCATTCCATTTAAAATTTTAGATAAGATGACCCCTGCCTTTATTCAACAAAAACTAGCTTTACTTGTCGATGAGCTAGGAAGTTATATTCAATCTGGTGGAAAATATTTAATTAATGAACAAATGATGATTCAAAAAATCCGTAATCAGTCTTCGAATCCTAATATATTTGCAATCTCTGATATCGGGAATATTCCTTTAGAGGAGATGATTGCTCTTAGTGACAAGCTTCAAAAAGAACGCGTGAAATTAGCAACAGTACAAGGTGCTTCGACTGGTTTTGGTGGTATTTTCACATTGGCGATTGATATTCCTTTTATATTAGGAATGGCTTTAAAAACATTGCAAGAAATAGCCATTATTCATGGCTACGATCCGAATGATAAAATGGAACGTATTTTCATTGTGAAATGTCTACAATTTACGTCAGCGGATATTGTGGGTAAAGAAGCTATTTTAGAAGAGCTGTCCTCCATGCACGACAACAAAAACGCATCAGAAACGATGATTTCACAGCTTCAAGGTTGGCAGGAAGTATTTTTCACGTACCGCGATCAAATGGGCTGGAAAAAGCTCTTCCAAATGGTACCGATTGCAGGCATGATTTTCGGAGCATACGCTAATAAAGGCATGATGCAGGATGTTGCGGAGACAGGCATCATGCTATATCGAAAAAGAAGAATATACGAAAAACTAAATTAG